GGTCCTTGAAGATCGTACGCAGCCGCCGGACCATCCGGTGGATCTGGATGCTCCGGAGTCGGCTTATCTCAAGTGTCTGATCTTACGCGCGTGGTGATGTTACTTGGTGCCGTGCGCGATCGCGATCTGCGTCTTGCCGCCGTCCGTGCTCAGCTCCACCGACGAGATCTCCTTCGAGCCGTTCTTGACGACTTCGAAACTGGCGAACGAGTTGTCGGCGCTGCTGCTGCGCGCTTTCTCCGAGCCGGCGGGCATCTTTGACTTGTACCATGCGTACACTTTATCGAACGAGTCGCCCGTGGTGAGCACGAGGATCTGCGCGGATCCCTCAGCGGTGGTCGCGTCGAGCCCGCCGCCTTCGGTGGGCTTCGCGCCCGGGTAGAGCGGAACGCCGAGCTTAGCCGCGTCGACGCTGCTCGCGCCGAACTTCACCGAGCCTACCTTCGATTCCAAAGCCGTGGCCTTTTGGTCCACGTTGCTGAGGTCGGGCACGTTTTGCTTCGCCGACGTGGACTGCTTGGAGCAGCCCGTTCCGACAAGCGCAAGAACCACGCAGAACGAAAGCATGAATCGCATGCCCGGCCGATTCGCTGCGCTCAACGCGTTTCCTTATAGATGGGCAGCGAGAGGGCGTCGTGCACGATGCGCGCTTGTTCGACCGCGTGCGGGCCCGGATAGCCTTCGCTCGGGCTGGCGCGATCGGGCCGCCCGACGTAGCCAAAAGCGATGCCCTTGGGAGTGAGGCGCTCGCGGATGCGCCGCGACACGAACGCTCGCGCGCCCATGTTCTTGGGCTCTTCCTGAACCCACGCAACGGTGCGAAGCTTCGGATACGAAGCGACAAGTTCGAGCACGCGCTCGAGCGGGAAGGGTTCCAGCAGCTCGACCCGTGCTATCGCGAGATCGGTCGCGGCGGCACGCGTGGGGTCGCCGATGAGATCGTAGTAGATCTTGCCGCTGCACAAGATCAGGCGCTCGATGCGCGCGCGATCCGTGACGCTCGCGTCGTCGATCACGGGCGAGAAGCCGCGCTCGCTCAGGTCGGCGATGCTCGAGGATGCGGCCTTCATGCGCAACAGGCTCTTCGGCGTCATGATGACGAGCGGACGTGCGGCGGCGGACAGCGCCTGATCGCGCAACAGGTGGAAGTACTGGGCCGGCGTGGTGCAATTGGCGATCCGCAAATTGTCTTCGGCGGCGAGCTGCAGGAAGCGCTCGAGGCGCGCGCTCGAGTGCTCGGGTCCCGCGCCTTCGTAGCCATGCGGCAAGAGCAGCGTCAGCCGCGCGGTTGAGCCCCATTTCGCTTCGCCTGCCGAGATGAATTGGTCGATGACGATCTGCGCGCCGTTAATGAAGTCCCCGAACTGCGCCTCCCATAGCACGAGCGCCTCGGGCGCCGCCTCACTGTAGCCGTACTCAAAGCCCACGCACGCGAACTCCGAGAGCGGGCTGTTGTAGATCTCAAACGATGCGCGTGCCTCGGGCAGGTTTTGCAGCGGCGTGTAGGTCGCGCCGGTCTTTGGGTCGTGCAGCACGGCATGCCTATGACTGAACGTGCCGCGCTCGGTATCTTGCCCGGTGAGCCGCACCGGCTTCGCTCCGAGGAGCAGCGTCGCGAAGGCGAGCGCTTCGCCAAGGGCCCAGTCGATCTCGCCGTCCGCCGCGAACGCCGCGCGCCGCCGCTCGAACTGACGCTCCAGTTTCGGATGGATCGTAAAACCGGCAGGCACCGCCAAAAGCTGCTCGTTCAACTTGGTCAATGCGGGCGCGGGGACCCGAGTGTCGACAAGCTGCCCATCGGTGGCCTCAGGCGCGCTCGGTTTTGGCTCCGCTGGAGCGCCCGAAGCAAGGCGCCGCTTGACGTTTTCGTGCGCGCCCGCAATGCGGCGCTGCGCGTCCTCCAGCAGTCGGCCGGCCTCGTCTTGGCTGATGACGCCGCGCTCGATCAGCCGGCGCGCGAAGATCTCGCGCACGGTCGGGTGGTTCTTGATGCGCTCGTACATGATCGGCTGCGTGTACGCCGGCTCGTCCGTCTCGTTATGGCCGAAGCGGCGATAGCCGACGACGTCCACCAGGATGTCGCGCTTGAAGCGCCGGCGGAAGGCGACGCAGAGGCGGACCGCCGCGATGCAAGCTTCCACGTCGTCCGCGTTGACGTGGATGATGGGCACGTCGAAGCCTTTGGCGAGATCGCTCGCGTAGCGCGTGGAGCGGCCTTCGCCCGGCGTGGTCGTGAAGCCGATCTGATTGTTGGCGATCATGTGGATGGTGCCGCCGGTGGAATAGCCCGCGAGGCCCTGAAGGTTGAGAACCTCCGCCACACTGCCTTGAGCGGAGAAAGCCGCGTCGCCGTGGATGAGCACGGCGACTGCGCGCAGCGGATCGAGCGCGATGACGTTGCGCGAACGATCGGTTTGGGCGGCGCGTGTCCGGCCCTCGACCACGCTGTTGACCGCTTCGAGATGGCTGGGATTGTTGGCCAGCACTACGCGCACGTTCTTGCCGATCGGGGTCTGGCGGACGCCTTCAGCGCCCTGATGATACTTGACGTCGCCGGTGACGTCGCCGGCCATGTCGGTCTGCCCGCGCTTTTCGGCGAGTTCGAATTCCTGCAGCGCTTCTTCGAACGGCCGGCCGACCACGTGCGTGATGACCGCGAGCCGGCCGCGATGCGCCATGCCGAGGTCGACTTCGCCGACGTTTTCCGCGCCCAGCAAGTCCAGCGTCTCCTCGAGCATAGGGATCATCGCGTCCAGGCCCTCGATCGAGAACGTCTTCTGACCGAGGAACGAACGCCGCAAGTAGCGCTCGAAGACCTCGACGCTGCTGAGATGATCGAGCAGTTTGAGCGATTCCTCGCGCGTCAGCGGCCGCCGGTGCGCGCCGGATTCGATCTGCTCGCGCATCCAGTTGCGCTGCTCGTGGTTGGAGATGTGCTCCATCTGGTATGCGATGGTGGAGCAATACGTTTCGCGCAGACGCGGCAGCAGTTCGGCGAGCGTGTTGCCGGGCAGGAAGATGCGCAGCGCCGCTGCGGGGATCGAGGCCATGATGGTAGGCGTGAGCCCGAGCGCCGTGGGGTCAAGAGCCGGATCGCCGGATGGCGGCTCGCCGAGGGGGTCGAGCATGGCCGCGGTGTGGCCGTGGGTGCGGTAGCGCGCCACCAGCGCGGAACCTGCGGTGGCCGCGCGGAGCATCTCGGCGGGGACCGCTCCCGCGGGGGCCGTTTCGGTGCCGGGAGCGCGCGTCTCCAGTTTGGGCGCGGCGCTTGGACCAGGCAGGCCGAGGCTTGCGAAGGCCGCGTCGTAGAACCCATCGGCGCCGTTGAGCAGCGCTTCCACACGCGCGAGGAACTCGCCCGATTGCGCGCCCATGATGACGCGATGATCGTACGTGCTCGTGAGCGTCATGACTTTGGCGACGCCCATCGCGAGCAGGGTCGACTGCGGCACCGAGGCGAGCCCGGGCGGATACCCGATGGCGCCGGTCGCGACGATCGTGCCCTGGCCGGGCATGAGGCGAGGCACCGATGCCACCGTGCCGATGCCGCCCGGGTTGGTGAGGGTGATGGTGGCGCCTGCCAGCTCCGCCGGCGTGAGGGCATTCGAGCGCGATTTCGCTACCAGCACCTCGTAGATCTTATGGAATTCCGAGAAAGCGAGTTTGTCGGCGTCGCGGATGACAGGCACCACGAGGAAACGGCTGCCGTCCTTGCGCTGCATGTCGACGGCAAGACCGAGATTAACGCCCTGCTCGAGGCGCTCCGGTCCGCTCGGCCCTCGCCGGAAAGACCACGTCATCACGGGCACTTGGTGCGTGGCCTGCGCGATCGCGAAGCCGACGAGATGCGTGTAGGAGACCTTTTCGGCGCGGCCGGCCGTCTTGAGTGCGGCGTTGAGGTCGCGGCGGCGCACGTCGAGCGTGTCGACGCTGATGGTGCGGAAACTCGTAGCGGTCGGAATCGAGAGGCTGGCTTCCATATGTCCGGCCAGCGATGCAGCGGGTCCCTTCAGCGGTATGACGCGCGCCCCATCCGGGGGCGGGACCGTGGCTGGTTGGGCCGCCACCACCACGTCGTCAGGTCCGATCACGCCG
This window of the Candidatus Tumulicola sp. genome carries:
- a CDS encoding multifunctional oxoglutarate decarboxylase/oxoglutarate dehydrogenase thiamine pyrophosphate-binding subunit/dihydrolipoyllysine-residue succinyltransferase subunit encodes the protein MPTLVEVVLPEMGESVAEGTITAWHKRVGETVQAGEALVDVTTDKVDVEVPASAAGTVTKILAAEGATVKVGAPLAEIDTDKISGAKAPALQGPAPQSAPDVVLRASEASSEKDSGAKAPALQDPAPQATAVHASPVARRIARERGVDLRGIQGSKPGGVIGPDDVVVAAQPATVPPPDGARVIPLKGPAASLAGHMEASLSIPTATSFRTISVDTLDVRRRDLNAALKTAGRAEKVSYTHLVGFAIAQATHQVPVMTWSFRRGPSGPERLEQGVNLGLAVDMQRKDGSRFLVVPVIRDADKLAFSEFHKIYEVLVAKSRSNALTPAELAGATITLTNPGGIGTVASVPRLMPGQGTIVATGAIGYPPGLASVPQSTLLAMGVAKVMTLTSTYDHRVIMGAQSGEFLARVEALLNGADGFYDAAFASLGLPGPSAAPKLETRAPGTETAPAGAVPAEMLRAATAGSALVARYRTHGHTAAMLDPLGEPPSGDPALDPTALGLTPTIMASIPAAALRIFLPGNTLAELLPRLRETYCSTIAYQMEHISNHEQRNWMREQIESGAHRRPLTREESLKLLDHLSSVEVFERYLRRSFLGQKTFSIEGLDAMIPMLEETLDLLGAENVGEVDLGMAHRGRLAVITHVVGRPFEEALQEFELAEKRGQTDMAGDVTGDVKYHQGAEGVRQTPIGKNVRVVLANNPSHLEAVNSVVEGRTRAAQTDRSRNVIALDPLRAVAVLIHGDAAFSAQGSVAEVLNLQGLAGYSTGGTIHMIANNQIGFTTTPGEGRSTRYASDLAKGFDVPIIHVNADDVEACIAAVRLCVAFRRRFKRDILVDVVGYRRFGHNETDEPAYTQPIMYERIKNHPTVREIFARRLIERGVISQDEAGRLLEDAQRRIAGAHENVKRRLASGAPAEPKPSAPEATDGQLVDTRVPAPALTKLNEQLLAVPAGFTIHPKLERQFERRRAAFAADGEIDWALGEALAFATLLLGAKPVRLTGQDTERGTFSHRHAVLHDPKTGATYTPLQNLPEARASFEIYNSPLSEFACVGFEYGYSEAAPEALVLWEAQFGDFINGAQIVIDQFISAGEAKWGSTARLTLLLPHGYEGAGPEHSSARLERFLQLAAEDNLRIANCTTPAQYFHLLRDQALSAAARPLVIMTPKSLLRMKAASSSIADLSERGFSPVIDDASVTDRARIERLILCSGKIYYDLIGDPTRAAATDLAIARVELLEPFPLERVLELVASYPKLRTVAWVQEEPKNMGARAFVSRRIRERLTPKGIAFGYVGRPDRASPSEGYPGPHAVEQARIVHDALSLPIYKETR